From the genome of Argentina anserina chromosome 4, drPotAnse1.1, whole genome shotgun sequence, one region includes:
- the LOC126792041 gene encoding uncharacterized protein LOC126792041, producing the protein MEMQRVVFVLALVALLASAACARMVPDDQPTTSSKEKTAVLDATAPMAAAPTGVRDKKCIGAVGGFSGMGGVAGVGGVMPLLGGGIGGAIGKFGGIGGVGGIGPIGGVGGVGGLGGAGGVGGLGGAGGGVGGLGGLGGAAGGGAGGIGGIGGIHP; encoded by the coding sequence ATGGAGATGCAGCGTGTCGTTTTTGTGCTTGCTCTGGTTGCTTTACTAGCATCAGCAGCTTGTGCACGTATGGTGCCTGATGATCAACCCACTACTAGCTCTAAGGAGAAAACGGCCGTTCTGGATGCTACAGCACCGATGGCAGCTGCCCCGACTGGCGTTAGAGACAAGAAGTGCATAGGTGCGGTTGGTGGATTTTCCGGAATGGGGGGCGTAGCTGGCGTCGGCGGTGTGATGCCCCTTCTTGGTGGTGGGATAGGAGGTGCGATTGGCAAATTTGGCGGAATAGGTGGAGTTGGTGGTATCGGACCTATCGGTGGAGTAGGTGGGGTTGGCGGTCTCGGCGGAGCAGGAGGAGTTGGCGGTCTTGGTGGAGCTGGTGGGGGAGTTGGTGGTCTAGGCGGTCTTGGGGGTGCTGCTGGTGGAGGAGCCGGAGGAATTGGGGGAATTGGTGGCATTCACCCATGA
- the LOC126792042 gene encoding uncharacterized protein LOC126792042, with amino-acid sequence MKKKSALNLTAKLSKSLPFKRISDHIKGFVTSATRPLQSRKEDDAADKTKEAADAVKDGAKEVRQTCEFMRDTVETTAKTVGKATKEATEKVTETAENITDKTKGTVSSAWGVAKNTTEFIKDKVIDK; translated from the exons ATGAAAAAGAAGTCAGCTTTGAACCTCACTGCAAAGCTTTCCAAATCTCTTCCATTCAAGAGAATATCTGATCACATCAAAGGGTTTGTCACTTCGGCCACAAGACCTTTGCAA TCAAGGAAGGAGGATGATGCAGCTGACAAGACAAAAGAAGCAGCAGATGCAGTTAAAGATGGAGCTAAAGAAGTGAGACAGACCTGTGAATTCATGAGGGATACTGTAGAAACCACTGCGAAAACC GTGGGCAAAGCGACAAAGGAGGCGACCGAGAAGGTAACAGAAACAGCAGAAAACATCACAGATAAAACAAAAGGTACTGTCTCAAGTGCATGGGGGGTGGCTAAGAATACTACAGAGTTTATCAAAGACAAAGTAATCGACAAGTGA